A stretch of DNA from Alistipes sp. ZOR0009:
GCTATACGCGAAGCGTTCCAAGCTTTGCTCTAGGTTGAGCAATTGGTTACTAAATTCAGCTGCAGTCATAGACGTTGGTTTTATGTTTATTTAAACTTAGTCAAAATAAATGTCTAACAAATATACGCTATCGGTTAAACATATCAATACCCTCAAATGGCAACTACCCAGTTTTTGATAATTAGTCTAAATAATAACAATGATCAGCTGTATTAAATCAGCGACTTACCTGTGTCGTATAAATTATTTCTAAATAAAATTGGTTTGGCTGACTATCAACTACAATTTACGATGCGCTAGAATCCGAATACTATTTTTTTAAGCTAATAAATATTAAAGAAAAATATTATCAATTTAATATGCTGGAATTTTTTTTCGCATAGGTAATGATAGATGATTGGAAATCGGTTGTTTATGGTATTGCTAATAGCGAATATTTTGATGTCTTGCCGCAGTAGATTCGGGCATTAGTGGTGATATTTAATGTATTTATTATGTTGGATTGCTATAAAGACGTCATCAAGATTTAGCATGACGTCTTTATAGTTCGTCTTAATTTGTTATGGTATTATTTTTTTCTTTTCATTTTTATAAATGTCATTCCATCTCTAAATGGGACAATGACGTTTTCAACATCTGGATCGTCTTGTACCATCTGGTTGAACTTTAATATTTGTTGTGTGTAGAGGTCTGTTGGTGTGGGCGTTTCTATAACTTTGCCATCCCATAGGACATTGTCGGCAAGAATAAAGCCTTCGTCGGTAATAAGCTCTTTTGCCATTTTGTAATATTCTGGATATTCACGCTTGTCTCCGTCTATAAAGATAAGGTCAAACTTTAAATTTAGGTTTGGAGCGAGCTTTAGGGCTGACCCAACGTGCTGTACTATTTTATTGGTGTATCCACTGCGTTCAATGAAATCACTAGCAAGCTCTTCTAGCTCGTCATTTATTTCAAAAGTGTGTAGGCATCCGTCATCCGTTAATCCTTTGGCCAAACAAATTGCCGAATAGCCTGTGAATGTGCCTATTTCAAGTATAAACTTAGGTTTGATCATGTAGCTGATCATTTCCAGTATTTTTCCCTGTATATGGCCAGATACCATTCTAGGCTGGAGCACATGAAGATGGGTTTGGCGATTGAGTTCTGCAAGCAAGTGATCTTCTTGGGTTGTGTGCTGTTCGATGTAACGTTCTATAGCCGTGTTCTTTTGAAGCATTTTAAGTGTATAGTAGAGTTGATAACGCGTTTTCTTCAAATATCTCGTTAGCAATTTCCATTAGCTTATCTCCTGATATGGAACTGATTCTTTCTGTTATTAAATCCATTTTGTCAACAGAGTTGTAGACTAATAAGCTTTTGGCGTTTGTGAGCATTAGCTGCTCGTTGCTTTCTGCAGATATGGCAAGTTGACCTAAAACTTGCTTTTTTGCTCGGTGCAGCTGCATGATCCCGAGTCTTTGGGATTGCAGCTTCTTCATTTCTCCAATAACCAGCTCTCGACTTCTCTCAAAATTGGACTTGTCCGTTCCTAAGTAGATGGAGAAAACTCCTGTGTCCGTGTATGGGGTGTAGTTTGCTTCAACATTGTATGTAAGTCCGTATTTTTCTCGCAGCGTATAGTTGAGTCGGGAATTTGGTGCTGGACCTCCAAGTATATTGGTTAGTAGGAGTAGTGGTATTCTTTTATCGTCAGAAAAGGCATAACCTCTGTTTCCTAGTATAAAATGTGTTTGGTAAGTGTTTTTACTTACTTGTTTTTTAAAAGGAGTATATGGAAGCAGTAAGTCTCTGCTATATGATCTGAAGTTGGCTGGTAATGATCCGAAATATTTATGAACGATTGCAAGTGCTTTATCGGGTTTTATTTTACCTACGCTGCTAAATACCATTTGATCGGTATTGTACGTTCTTTCGATAAATTTCAATACGGCGTCTCTATTGAAGGATTTTAGATGCTTTTTTGTTCCAAGGATATTGCGGCCTAACGATGTTTCGTTGAAGAGAAGGTCTTCGAAGTCATCAAAAATGAGATCGGCAGGGCTGTCTTTATACGAGTTTATTTCGTCTAGAATAACTTCCTTTTCCTTGATCAGCTCTTTTTCGGGGAAAATGGAGTTAAACGCAATGTCAGCAATTAGCTCTACGGCTTTTTCAAAGTCTGTTTTTAGAACAGTTGCATGGATT
This window harbors:
- a CDS encoding O-methyltransferase, with protein sequence MLQKNTAIERYIEQHTTQEDHLLAELNRQTHLHVLQPRMVSGHIQGKILEMISYMIKPKFILEIGTFTGYSAICLAKGLTDDGCLHTFEINDELEELASDFIERSGYTNKIVQHVGSALKLAPNLNLKFDLIFIDGDKREYPEYYKMAKELITDEGFILADNVLWDGKVIETPTPTDLYTQQILKFNQMVQDDPDVENVIVPFRDGMTFIKMKRKK
- a CDS encoding M16 family metallopeptidase; this encodes MDFQIFQLPNGIRFIHQYNKSAVAHCGLLINSGTRDEFPHEHGLAHFIEHVLFKGTSKRKTYHINSRLEDVGGEINAYTSKEETAIHATVLKTDFEKAVELIADIAFNSIFPEKELIKEKEVILDEINSYKDSPADLIFDDFEDLLFNETSLGRNILGTKKHLKSFNRDAVLKFIERTYNTDQMVFSSVGKIKPDKALAIVHKYFGSLPANFRSYSRDLLLPYTPFKKQVSKNTYQTHFILGNRGYAFSDDKRIPLLLLTNILGGPAPNSRLNYTLREKYGLTYNVEANYTPYTDTGVFSIYLGTDKSNFERSRELVIGEMKKLQSQRLGIMQLHRAKKQVLGQLAISAESNEQLMLTNAKSLLVYNSVDKMDLITERISSISGDKLMEIANEIFEENALSTLLYT